One stretch of Natronobacterium texcoconense DNA includes these proteins:
- a CDS encoding DUF2332 domain-containing protein — translation MDISDTFLRYAGWVEDKCPLYATVAEATATDDHLLDIASEASVSQPEPELLLAAVHSLLLQGRDHPLAQFYPTCNRNGPDEDPVPHFRDFCVTNEDTLRSIIATRRCQTNDVGRSAILLPAFEHVSRIAEHNLLAQIEIGTSAGLNLNWDQYQYEFDAIGEIGKSDSPVTITTEVRGDHRPPFSQDLPTITHLRGIDLHTLDVTTEQDARWLHALIHPNQLRRHQQLTGAIDIAREKQPSLVEGDAVAELPTQLLAAPNKADLIVFSTHVLYQLEESTIADLRSLLSDHSTEQPVHWLSIDPDEGLGRPTYRLVTFKEGDVTESQIAQFESYGNWIRWQGA, via the coding sequence GTGGATATCTCTGATACGTTCTTACGATATGCAGGATGGGTAGAAGACAAGTGTCCACTGTATGCAACAGTAGCGGAGGCAACGGCCACCGACGATCACCTTCTTGATATCGCGTCAGAAGCATCGGTGAGTCAACCCGAGCCAGAACTCTTGCTTGCAGCGGTACATTCACTGCTTCTCCAGGGAAGAGATCATCCACTTGCCCAGTTTTATCCAACCTGTAACCGAAACGGTCCTGATGAAGACCCTGTCCCTCACTTCCGGGATTTTTGTGTAACAAACGAGGATACGCTGCGATCGATAATCGCAACGCGTCGGTGTCAGACGAATGATGTCGGCCGGTCAGCGATCCTCCTTCCGGCGTTTGAGCACGTCTCCAGAATTGCAGAACACAATCTGTTAGCTCAAATCGAAATCGGAACAAGTGCAGGACTGAACCTGAATTGGGATCAGTACCAATACGAGTTCGATGCAATTGGTGAGATTGGGAAGAGCGATTCCCCCGTGACGATCACCACAGAGGTACGTGGTGACCACCGACCACCGTTTTCTCAGGACCTTCCAACAATCACTCACCTGCGTGGCATTGATCTACATACGCTTGATGTAACCACAGAACAGGATGCACGGTGGCTTCATGCCCTGATTCACCCGAATCAACTTCGCCGGCACCAGCAACTCACAGGTGCTATTGACATCGCACGTGAGAAACAGCCATCTCTCGTGGAAGGCGATGCCGTTGCTGAATTACCAACTCAACTGTTGGCCGCTCCGAATAAAGCCGATCTCATCGTGTTCAGCACACACGTTCTCTATCAACTTGAAGAAAGTACGATCGCGGATCTCCGGTCACTTCTTTCCGATCATAGCACAGAACAACCTGTTCACTGGCTCTCAATTGATCCTGATGAAGGACTTGGGCGGCCTACATACCGGCTAGTAACGTTCAAAGAAGGAGATGTTACCGAGTCCCAGATTGCGCAGTTCGAATCGTATGGAAACTGGATACGGTGGCAGGGTGCATAA
- a CDS encoding Sjogren's syndrome/scleroderma autoantigen 1 family protein translates to MSDFDKEAEREKLREKYERDKAEREATQRMSDLLLKGATMTNAHCGTCGDPLFKENGVTFCPSCHGNPDAVQGTDLEAQPAEEAANEPNEPEAGDAGATGSTPVDAESDDSDDASLGDRARDRLQERSSTEEPQPSQTGANEPARTNGAASHSESRSARPSPAPDRNGSRRSFDGDLEYAHDSLQKALERFAAEAAAADDPRYAKECLEAAREASETLNTLR, encoded by the coding sequence ATGAGCGACTTCGACAAGGAAGCCGAACGCGAGAAGCTTCGCGAGAAGTACGAACGCGACAAGGCCGAACGGGAGGCCACCCAGCGGATGAGCGACCTCCTGTTGAAGGGTGCGACCATGACGAACGCCCACTGTGGGACCTGTGGCGACCCACTGTTCAAGGAAAACGGCGTCACCTTCTGTCCGAGCTGTCACGGCAACCCGGACGCCGTCCAGGGCACTGACCTCGAGGCCCAGCCTGCCGAGGAGGCCGCAAACGAACCCAACGAACCCGAGGCCGGCGACGCGGGCGCTACTGGATCGACGCCAGTAGACGCCGAGAGCGACGACAGCGACGACGCAAGTCTCGGCGACCGTGCTCGAGATCGCCTTCAGGAACGATCGAGTACCGAGGAGCCCCAGCCATCCCAGACCGGCGCGAACGAGCCGGCCCGAACGAACGGGGCCGCCTCGCACTCCGAGTCTCGATCCGCTCGTCCGTCTCCCGCGCCCGATCGCAACGGCTCGCGTCGATCGTTCGACGGCGACCTCGAGTATGCCCACGACTCGCTCCAGAAAGCCCTCGAGCGGTTCGCCGCCGAAGCCGCGGCAGCCGACGATCCGCGGTACGCAAAAGAGTGTCTCGAGGCCGCACGTGAGGCGAGCGAGACGTTGAACACGCTCCGCTGA
- a CDS encoding outer membrane protein assembly factor BamB family protein: MTGPWSDGTGDGWPRRTVLATALLGTGGCLAEPESNDTDEIEESDGDSSDGTAESNEAATEYDDSWPAFGFDATNVGHSPDAVGPTTGEVAWVVDGGTPTMNCSPIVADGTVYTAATGGDGGLFAIDPVSGSVHWEFETDGYASSASGFDGERCYVGTWDHRFHAIDAHTGEEVWTIEPGHRFGDSSPAVVDGVVYVGSYGDAPMVVSGPEDEERFETPAILALEAETGEERWRYDAFDERDSISSSPAVAGGTVSVVTPTGELLALDAANGTERWRRDLDAHSDSSPAVTGGVVYCPAGRTVDESDVRGGLWALEAETGEPLWSTEIDDVSLRTSPAIADGVVYLAGSTREVCPGLAEDCEPSSSGTLYAIDADTGETQWTADLEPDTRSSPAVADGTVYVGNGTTVSAIDVDGETNFQVDLGTAEEADDVRYLDSSPAVADGRAYVGANDGQLYAIGK, encoded by the coding sequence ATGACTGGTCCCTGGTCTGACGGTACTGGCGACGGCTGGCCACGACGTACCGTCCTGGCGACTGCCCTCCTCGGTACTGGCGGCTGTCTGGCCGAACCAGAATCGAACGACACCGACGAGATCGAAGAGTCGGACGGAGACTCGAGCGATGGTACCGCCGAGTCGAACGAAGCCGCGACCGAGTACGACGATTCCTGGCCGGCGTTCGGCTTCGACGCAACGAACGTGGGGCACAGTCCGGATGCAGTCGGGCCGACGACGGGGGAAGTCGCGTGGGTCGTCGATGGCGGAACACCCACGATGAACTGTTCACCGATCGTCGCCGACGGAACGGTGTATACGGCCGCGACGGGCGGCGACGGAGGGTTGTTCGCGATCGATCCTGTATCGGGGTCTGTCCACTGGGAGTTTGAAACCGACGGCTACGCGAGCAGCGCATCCGGATTCGACGGCGAACGGTGTTACGTCGGGACGTGGGACCACCGGTTTCACGCCATCGACGCCCACACCGGAGAAGAAGTGTGGACGATCGAACCGGGCCACCGCTTTGGCGACTCGTCGCCAGCCGTCGTCGACGGTGTCGTCTACGTCGGTAGCTACGGCGACGCGCCGATGGTCGTCTCGGGACCCGAAGACGAAGAACGGTTCGAGACACCCGCGATCCTCGCACTCGAGGCCGAGACGGGCGAGGAGCGGTGGCGATACGACGCGTTCGACGAACGCGACAGTATCAGTTCGTCGCCTGCGGTCGCTGGCGGAACAGTCTCCGTCGTAACACCGACGGGCGAATTGCTCGCCCTCGACGCAGCCAACGGAACCGAACGCTGGCGGCGCGACCTGGACGCCCACAGCGACTCGTCGCCGGCGGTCACCGGCGGCGTCGTCTACTGTCCAGCGGGACGGACAGTCGACGAATCCGACGTTCGCGGCGGTCTGTGGGCGCTCGAGGCGGAGACGGGTGAACCGCTGTGGTCGACGGAAATCGACGACGTGAGTCTGCGAACGTCACCGGCGATCGCCGACGGCGTCGTCTACCTGGCAGGGTCGACGAGAGAAGTGTGCCCCGGGCTCGCGGAGGACTGCGAACCGTCGTCGTCGGGAACGCTCTACGCGATCGACGCAGACACAGGCGAGACACAGTGGACCGCCGATCTCGAGCCGGATACCCGTTCGTCACCGGCGGTCGCGGACGGAACGGTCTACGTCGGTAACGGGACGACGGTATCGGCGATAGACGTCGACGGGGAGACGAACTTCCAGGTCGATCTCGGCACCGCCGAAGAAGCCGACGACGTGCGGTATCTCGACTCGAGTCCGGCCGTTGCCGACGGCCGTGCGTACGTGGGGGCGAACGACGGCCAGTTGTACGCGATCGGGAAGTAG
- a CDS encoding GNAT family N-acetyltransferase yields MSDSDETRSDPYAIRENLPDPETFAHLREVAGMSPRSLEGIERGLPNSVYGVVAVHEPTDEVVGMGRIVGDGGTVYHISDMAVHPDHQRQGLGTRIMEHLEAYIEETAPPNAYVNLMADVDGFYERFGYEETRPASKGMYRRTE; encoded by the coding sequence ATGAGCGACAGCGACGAGACGCGATCGGACCCGTACGCGATCCGCGAGAACCTCCCCGACCCCGAGACGTTCGCCCACTTGCGCGAGGTTGCCGGGATGTCTCCCCGGTCGCTCGAGGGAATCGAACGCGGCCTCCCGAACTCGGTCTACGGCGTCGTCGCGGTCCACGAACCGACCGACGAGGTCGTCGGCATGGGTCGGATCGTCGGCGACGGCGGCACCGTCTACCACATCTCGGACATGGCCGTCCATCCGGACCACCAGCGCCAGGGGCTGGGGACGCGGATCATGGAACACCTCGAGGCCTACATCGAGGAGACGGCGCCGCCGAACGCCTACGTGAACCTGATGGCGGACGTCGACGGCTTCTACGAACGGTTCGGCTACGAGGAGACTCGGCCGGCCTCGAAGGGGATGTATCGCCGGACGGAGTAG
- a CDS encoding TIGR00725 family protein: MRVSVIGGGTITDEQADRAEAVGRELGARDHTVVCGGRGGTMAAVCCGAKAEGGTTIGILPGERRAGANEYVDVPIATGLGHARNALVALNGDAVIALAGGVGTLTEIGFAGIYDRPVVGLETHDVSALEAEITLETVETPEAAVDAVERALE, from the coding sequence ATGCGAGTGAGCGTCATCGGCGGCGGGACGATTACCGACGAACAGGCGGACCGCGCCGAAGCGGTCGGGCGCGAACTCGGCGCGCGCGATCACACGGTCGTCTGTGGCGGCCGCGGCGGGACGATGGCGGCCGTCTGTTGCGGGGCGAAAGCCGAGGGTGGAACGACCATCGGCATCCTCCCCGGCGAACGCAGAGCGGGAGCCAACGAGTACGTCGACGTCCCGATCGCAACCGGCCTCGGTCACGCCCGAAACGCCCTCGTCGCCCTGAACGGCGACGCAGTGATCGCACTCGCCGGCGGCGTCGGCACGCTCACCGAAATCGGCTTTGCCGGCATCTACGACCGTCCCGTGGTGGGCCTCGAGACCCACGACGTTTCGGCGCTCGAAGCCGAGATCACCCTCGAGACCGTCGAAACGCCCGAAGCCGCGGTCGACGCCGTGGAACGGGCACTCGAGTAA
- the mdh gene encoding malate dehydrogenase gives MTKVSVVGAAGTVGAAAAYNIALRDIADELVLVDIPDKEDDTIGQAADVNHGAAYDGNTTVRQGGYADTEGSDVVVITAGIPRQPGQTRIDLAGDNAPIMEDIGSSIAEHNDDFITVTTSNPVDLLNRHLYETGDRAREKVVGFGGRLDSARFRYVISKRFDAPVQNVEATILGEHGDAQVPAFSKVRVDGQDLEFDDDEKEDLLEELQTSAMNVIEKKGATQWGPATGVGHTVEAILRDTGEVLPCSVKLEGEYGHEDTAFGVPCKLGSDGVEEIVEWDLTGFERNELGEAAEKLSEQYDKVS, from the coding sequence ATGACGAAAGTTAGCGTGGTCGGCGCGGCCGGGACGGTCGGGGCCGCCGCTGCCTACAACATCGCGCTTCGGGACATCGCAGACGAACTCGTGCTCGTCGACATTCCGGACAAGGAAGACGACACGATTGGACAGGCTGCCGACGTCAACCACGGCGCAGCCTACGACGGAAACACGACGGTCCGACAGGGCGGCTACGCCGATACGGAGGGATCGGACGTCGTCGTCATCACGGCCGGCATCCCGCGCCAGCCAGGACAGACCCGCATCGATCTGGCGGGCGACAACGCTCCGATCATGGAGGACATCGGCTCCTCGATCGCCGAGCACAACGACGACTTCATCACCGTCACCACGTCGAACCCGGTCGACCTGCTGAACCGACACCTCTACGAGACGGGCGACCGCGCCCGCGAGAAAGTGGTCGGCTTCGGCGGCCGACTCGACTCCGCCCGGTTCCGCTACGTCATCAGCAAGCGGTTCGACGCACCCGTTCAGAACGTCGAAGCGACCATCCTCGGCGAGCACGGCGACGCCCAGGTGCCCGCCTTCTCGAAGGTCCGCGTCGACGGTCAGGACCTCGAGTTCGACGACGACGAGAAAGAAGACCTGCTCGAGGAGCTCCAGACCTCCGCGATGAACGTCATCGAGAAGAAAGGTGCCACGCAGTGGGGCCCCGCCACGGGTGTCGGCCACACGGTCGAGGCCATCCTGCGGGATACGGGCGAGGTGCTGCCCTGCAGCGTCAAACTCGAGGGCGAGTACGGTCACGAGGACACCGCCTTCGGCGTCCCCTGTAAGCTCGGCTCCGACGGCGTCGAGGAGATCGTCGAGTGGGACCTCACCGGGTTCGAGCGCAACGAGCTCGGCGAGGCCGCGGAGAAGCTCTCCGAACAGTACGACAAGGTTTCGTAG
- a CDS encoding HAD family hydrolase, translated as MTSYDAVLFDNDGILVEPPPVDTQTEATRTAFGEVGVDEPDPEHVAAVVDGVPVDRLNEICAAYDLERERFWAAREYYDEQSQLTEFRDGTRRSYSDTGVVDDLEVPCGVVSNNHHSTLEFVLEYFDLEESFDTYYGREKTIESLELKKPNTHYLERALTDLEVDSALYVGDSESDVVAAQRAGLESVFVRRSHCQDVDLEVTPTYEVEDLHGVKRLVQG; from the coding sequence GTGACATCGTACGATGCGGTGCTGTTCGACAACGACGGGATCCTCGTCGAGCCCCCACCGGTCGATACGCAGACCGAAGCCACGCGAACCGCGTTCGGCGAGGTAGGTGTCGACGAGCCCGATCCGGAGCACGTCGCCGCAGTCGTCGACGGCGTACCCGTCGATCGACTGAACGAGATCTGTGCAGCCTACGACCTCGAGCGCGAGCGGTTCTGGGCTGCTCGGGAATACTACGACGAGCAGTCCCAGTTGACGGAGTTTCGGGACGGGACGCGGCGTTCGTACAGCGATACCGGCGTCGTCGACGACCTCGAGGTCCCCTGTGGCGTGGTGAGTAACAACCATCACAGCACTCTCGAGTTCGTACTGGAGTACTTCGACCTGGAGGAGAGCTTCGACACCTACTACGGCCGCGAGAAGACGATCGAGAGCCTCGAGTTGAAGAAACCGAACACACACTACCTCGAGCGTGCGCTGACAGATCTCGAGGTCGATTCCGCGCTGTACGTCGGCGACAGCGAAAGCGACGTCGTCGCCGCCCAGCGAGCCGGCCTCGAGTCGGTCTTCGTCCGGCGGTCACACTGTCAGGACGTCGACCTCGAGGTCACGCCGACCTACGAGGTCGAGGATCTGCACGGGGTGAAGCGGCTGGTCCAGGGATAG
- a CDS encoding cytochrome P450, producing MSEIRTTGDDREPTTDAESDTGPTRAAVGTPPPGPRGLPLVDSTLAFARDPLEFLASMREYGDVARYEAFGREFVVVSDPGLVEEVTVARDGEFWRGEFEHEFSDLLDVEGLFFAEGERWRQQRMLLQNAFTPARIESYADDMVEETGRLVDNWSDGEVIDVRESMSALTLRALTRTLFDLEFETERADRVRRWVHAMGAYSDSEFFGTRAVLPTWLPSRAEREYRRATADIESLVEDLVAERRGSDAEGNDLLSLLATGEYPDGSQPTAEEITDQLQLFLLAGHETTATALTYACWLLTGDDADDFRARLEREVDAVCGDRDPTFTDLPDLTITEAIGREAMRLYPPLPFLQREPHEETALAGYRIGPETTVQLNMYGIHRDGRWWSEPDAFRPDRWLADDENGRSVVADPDDRPEYAYFPFGGGSRHCIGMRFAMTELKLSLAMLVRRVDFERVTESIDPTPKVSLDPGPVEMRVRKR from the coding sequence ATGAGCGAGATACGCACGACGGGGGACGACCGAGAACCGACGACCGACGCGGAGAGCGACACGGGACCGACGCGAGCGGCGGTCGGAACGCCGCCGCCCGGCCCACGGGGGCTCCCGCTGGTCGACAGCACCCTCGCGTTCGCACGCGACCCGCTCGAGTTCCTCGCGTCGATGCGCGAGTACGGCGACGTTGCCCGGTACGAGGCATTCGGCCGCGAGTTCGTTGTCGTTTCTGATCCCGGACTCGTCGAGGAGGTAACCGTCGCCCGCGACGGCGAGTTCTGGCGCGGCGAGTTCGAGCACGAGTTCAGCGACCTTCTCGACGTCGAGGGGCTGTTCTTCGCGGAGGGCGAGCGCTGGCGACAGCAGCGCATGCTGCTCCAGAACGCCTTTACGCCGGCCCGAATCGAGTCCTACGCCGACGACATGGTCGAGGAAACTGGACGGCTGGTCGATAACTGGTCGGACGGCGAAGTCATCGACGTCCGGGAGTCGATGTCGGCGCTGACGCTGCGGGCACTGACCCGGACCCTGTTCGACTTAGAGTTCGAGACCGAACGCGCCGACCGCGTACGGCGCTGGGTCCACGCCATGGGAGCGTACAGCGACAGCGAGTTCTTCGGCACCCGTGCCGTGCTCCCGACGTGGCTGCCGAGCCGCGCCGAACGCGAGTACCGACGTGCGACGGCGGACATAGAATCCCTCGTCGAGGACCTGGTAGCGGAGCGCCGGGGATCCGATGCGGAGGGCAACGATTTGCTCTCCTTGCTCGCGACCGGCGAGTACCCCGACGGCTCGCAGCCGACGGCCGAAGAGATCACCGACCAGCTACAGCTGTTCCTGCTTGCCGGCCACGAGACGACGGCGACCGCGCTGACCTACGCCTGCTGGCTGCTGACCGGTGACGACGCCGACGACTTCCGGGCGCGACTCGAGCGAGAGGTCGACGCCGTCTGTGGCGACCGCGATCCGACGTTTACGGACTTGCCCGACCTGACGATCACCGAGGCCATCGGCCGAGAAGCGATGCGTCTCTACCCACCGCTGCCGTTCCTGCAGCGCGAGCCCCACGAGGAGACCGCACTCGCCGGCTACCGGATCGGACCGGAAACGACGGTCCAGCTGAACATGTACGGCATCCACCGCGACGGGCGCTGGTGGTCCGAGCCCGACGCGTTCCGGCCTGATCGATGGCTGGCGGACGACGAGAACGGCCGCTCCGTGGTTGCCGACCCCGACGACCGACCCGAGTACGCCTACTTCCCCTTCGGCGGTGGCTCGCGTCACTGCATCGGGATGCGGTTCGCGATGACCGAACTCAAACTCTCGCTGGCGATGCTGGTTCGGCGCGTCGACTTCGAGCGAGTGACGGAATCGATCGATCCGACGCCGAAGGTGTCGCTCGATCCCGGCCCTGTCGAGATGCGAGTCCGGAAGCGGTGA
- a CDS encoding helix-turn-helix domain-containing protein, translating to MQSADLTLRLPPSMQLPAPEDPLESFQREEVLSWEVDPDAETVRFLSLIVGDPGALGNLAEDLESVHRYDVTPVDEDTFYGYVEMDLRAADATLLGTFDVPGLVVVPPMVYTGRENVHVTVLGEPEAMAGLLEEAPEDVEIDVQRVSEHQRRSETLAGRLTARQFEALEVAREVGYYEVPRSGELATVAGKLECSESAASTLLRSAEKKLVDAALRR from the coding sequence ATGCAGTCGGCAGACCTCACCCTCCGGCTTCCGCCGTCGATGCAACTGCCCGCGCCCGAGGATCCGCTCGAGTCGTTTCAGCGCGAGGAGGTGCTCTCCTGGGAGGTCGATCCCGACGCCGAAACCGTCCGCTTTCTCTCGCTAATCGTCGGCGATCCCGGCGCGCTCGGAAATCTAGCCGAGGATCTCGAGTCAGTCCACCGGTACGACGTCACGCCGGTCGACGAGGACACGTTCTACGGCTACGTCGAGATGGACCTGCGGGCTGCCGACGCCACGCTACTAGGAACGTTCGACGTCCCCGGGCTGGTAGTCGTCCCGCCGATGGTCTACACCGGCCGGGAGAACGTCCACGTTACCGTCCTCGGGGAGCCAGAGGCCATGGCGGGTCTGCTCGAGGAGGCTCCCGAGGACGTGGAAATCGACGTACAGCGCGTGAGCGAACACCAGCGCCGCTCAGAGACGCTCGCGGGTCGGCTCACGGCCAGACAGTTCGAGGCGCTCGAGGTCGCCCGCGAGGTGGGTTACTACGAGGTGCCCAGAAGCGGCGAACTGGCGACGGTCGCGGGGAAACTCGAGTGTTCCGAGAGCGCGGCGTCGACGCTGTTGCGGTCGGCAGAGAAGAAACTGGTCGATGCGGCGTTACGCCGATAG
- a CDS encoding ferredoxin, producing the protein MKVEFDEDTCIGMFQCVAEWDAFVEDESRGKAILEDSEEVEDGVFVREVPEDAELDAKFAARTCPVDAIKIYDDDGEQLIP; encoded by the coding sequence ATGAAAGTCGAATTCGACGAGGACACCTGCATCGGGATGTTCCAGTGTGTCGCCGAGTGGGACGCCTTCGTGGAAGACGAGTCACGCGGAAAGGCCATCCTCGAGGACAGCGAAGAGGTCGAGGACGGCGTCTTCGTTCGCGAGGTGCCCGAGGACGCGGAACTCGACGCGAAGTTCGCCGCTCGCACCTGTCCCGTCGACGCGATCAAAATCTACGACGACGACGGCGAGCAGTTGATCCCCTGA
- a CDS encoding class I SAM-dependent methyltransferase, whose translation MAADHRPDVQDRERADPLGRAMLAYQRDEPGRLLYRDGSRTQDGRVREFYFQPSDEWSDETVGVLERLCDHEPILDVGCGAGQHALWWQDRGVDAVGIDASPGAVRSARERGLESAAVMDMFDLAVADERFGAVHCVGTQLGLGGSLAGITDLLEQFACATDDAAVAVVDNYDPRRLDREFFGYRPDPREGIAHRCFHLEFVRECDGTRERTVGRTLQFLLCSPERLREAATETPWQVVDVIRGETSDGEADAHYRAILETDATRG comes from the coding sequence ATGGCAGCCGATCACCGACCCGACGTGCAGGACCGTGAACGCGCCGACCCGCTCGGACGGGCGATGCTCGCCTACCAGCGCGACGAACCCGGTCGGCTGCTGTATCGCGACGGCTCGAGGACGCAGGACGGTCGCGTTCGCGAGTTCTACTTCCAGCCGTCCGACGAGTGGAGCGACGAGACAGTCGGCGTCCTCGAGCGGCTGTGCGATCACGAACCGATCCTCGACGTCGGCTGTGGCGCGGGCCAGCACGCGCTGTGGTGGCAGGACCGCGGCGTCGATGCGGTCGGGATCGACGCGAGTCCGGGAGCCGTACGGTCAGCGCGGGAACGCGGCCTCGAGAGCGCCGCCGTGATGGACATGTTCGACCTCGCGGTCGCCGACGAGCGGTTCGGAGCCGTCCACTGCGTCGGCACACAACTGGGACTCGGCGGTTCGCTCGCGGGAATCACCGACCTCCTCGAGCAGTTCGCCTGCGCCACCGACGACGCTGCCGTCGCGGTCGTCGACAACTACGATCCGAGACGGCTCGACAGGGAATTCTTCGGTTACCGGCCGGATCCCCGCGAGGGAATCGCCCACCGGTGTTTTCACCTCGAGTTCGTCCGCGAATGCGACGGAACCCGCGAGCGGACCGTCGGACGGACGCTGCAGTTCCTGCTGTGTTCGCCGGAGCGACTCCGGGAAGCGGCCACCGAAACTCCGTGGCAGGTGGTCGACGTAATTCGTGGAGAAACGAGCGACGGAGAGGCAGATGCCCACTACCGGGCGATACTCGAGACGGACGCGACTCGAGGATGA
- a CDS encoding inorganic phosphate transporter has protein sequence MVSLSFAVLVGTAIVTCLFMAWVLGANSNSPPFAPAIGANAISTMQAAFVIGILAAAGALLQGGAISETVGADLIDGVAITPLAATAGLLTAAGYMAVGIYTRYPIPAAFATTGAMVGVGLSLGGDPAFGTYQRLGTFWALVPVMSGGLAYTTATILRRDDVPESVGVPLLAGIVGAIVANIRLGVVPDPVADQGSIARFVSRQFGGGPTIVADVDLGTVLVTIAAGALAFYWVRKRVLVSVEQGIRSFLLVLGGIVAFSSGGSQVGLATGPLENLFRVELGLPGITLLALGATGLLAGAWMAAPRLLQATSREYAQLGVRRSIAALVPGFIVAQLAIALGIPISVNNIILSGVIGGGLAAGSAGVSKRKIGFTVTFWLLTLGSSIVVGYGLYQALAAVIGG, from the coding sequence ATGGTTTCGCTGTCGTTTGCCGTACTCGTTGGAACTGCGATCGTCACCTGTCTGTTCATGGCGTGGGTGCTCGGCGCGAACAGCAACTCGCCGCCCTTTGCACCCGCAATCGGGGCGAACGCCATCTCGACGATGCAGGCGGCGTTCGTCATCGGGATTCTCGCAGCCGCGGGCGCGCTGTTGCAGGGCGGAGCCATTTCGGAGACGGTCGGTGCTGACCTGATCGACGGCGTGGCGATCACGCCGCTTGCGGCCACAGCCGGACTGCTCACCGCAGCGGGGTACATGGCCGTCGGCATCTACACGCGGTATCCGATCCCCGCGGCGTTTGCGACGACGGGTGCGATGGTCGGCGTCGGCCTCTCACTCGGTGGCGACCCTGCCTTCGGGACCTACCAGCGACTCGGTACGTTCTGGGCGCTCGTTCCGGTCATGTCCGGCGGGCTGGCGTACACCACCGCCACGATCCTGCGTCGCGACGACGTACCCGAGTCGGTTGGCGTCCCACTGCTCGCCGGTATCGTCGGGGCTATCGTCGCGAACATCCGGTTGGGCGTCGTTCCCGATCCTGTCGCCGACCAGGGAAGCATCGCTCGCTTCGTCTCCCGGCAGTTCGGCGGCGGTCCGACGATCGTCGCCGACGTCGACCTCGGTACCGTCCTCGTGACGATCGCCGCTGGCGCGCTTGCGTTCTACTGGGTTCGAAAACGGGTGCTCGTCTCCGTCGAACAGGGGATCCGCTCGTTCCTGCTCGTCCTCGGCGGGATCGTCGCCTTTTCGTCCGGTGGCTCGCAGGTCGGACTCGCGACCGGCCCGCTCGAGAATCTCTTCCGGGTGGAACTCGGCCTCCCCGGGATCACACTGCTCGCGCTGGGTGCGACCGGCCTTCTCGCTGGCGCCTGGATGGCAGCGCCGCGGCTGTTGCAAGCGACCTCGAGGGAGTACGCCCAGCTCGGCGTGCGACGATCGATCGCGGCGCTCGTCCCCGGCTTCATCGTCGCACAGCTTGCGATCGCACTCGGGATCCCGATCTCGGTCAACAACATCATCCTCTCTGGGGTGATCGGCGGTGGGCTGGCGGCGGGCTCTGCTGGCGTCTCGAAACGAAAGATCGGATTCACCGTCACGTTCTGGCTGCTGACGCTCGGGAGTTCGATCGTCGTCGGCTACGGGCTCTACCAGGCGCTGGCGGCCGTCATCGGTGGCTAA
- a CDS encoding universal stress protein, translated as MIDPDHVLVPTLDRPNEDEALAYALETFPDADVTLLAVVTPLDAPLSEGGVLERDDDRSTQARRRSRELLASVDQTSVEDRVRIETVEGRPGNAVPKYASDEEIDHVVMYGHGVETSGFMRRFLGRGIAATVVERTSEPVTVLE; from the coding sequence ATGATCGATCCGGACCACGTCCTCGTCCCGACACTCGACCGACCCAACGAAGACGAGGCGCTTGCCTACGCCCTCGAGACGTTCCCCGACGCCGACGTCACGTTGCTCGCCGTCGTTACACCACTGGATGCCCCGCTCAGCGAAGGTGGCGTTCTCGAGCGCGACGACGATCGGTCGACGCAGGCGCGACGACGCTCGAGGGAATTGCTTGCGTCAGTCGACCAGACTTCGGTCGAGGATCGGGTCCGGATCGAGACCGTCGAGGGACGTCCCGGCAATGCCGTTCCGAAGTATGCGAGCGACGAGGAGATCGATCACGTCGTCATGTACGGTCACGGGGTAGAGACGAGCGGGTTCATGCGTCGGTTTCTCGGCCGAGGGATCGCAGCGACGGTCGTCGAGCGAACGTCAGAACCGGTGACCGTCCTCGAATGA